From a single Prosthecobacter sp. genomic region:
- a CDS encoding DUF1080 domain-containing protein, with protein MKTRFITTLSAAALLAAAFLNLHAKDEGADWQYWFADGSLQGGQIISGQATYKVENGVLIGTTVDGSSNTFLAIGPFKDFELEFEVNVDDELNSGVQVRSHIAKEGDPAPEGSKGGKPLPAGRLYGPQCEIAINGTAGNFYDEARRGTWWSLLTETEAVRTEEAKAAFKKGEWNHYRIVVKGDHYQSFVNGVKTADFSQPGDPEGHIGFQVHGIKKGTGPYSVRWRSVKFRETK; from the coding sequence ATGAAAACTCGTTTTATCACCACCCTCTCCGCTGCAGCCTTGTTGGCCGCCGCTTTCCTCAATCTTCACGCCAAGGACGAAGGCGCGGACTGGCAATACTGGTTTGCCGACGGTTCGCTGCAAGGCGGCCAGATCATCAGCGGCCAGGCCACCTACAAGGTGGAAAACGGCGTGCTTATCGGCACCACGGTCGATGGCAGCTCGAACACCTTCCTCGCCATCGGACCGTTCAAGGACTTCGAACTCGAGTTCGAGGTGAATGTGGATGACGAACTGAATTCCGGCGTGCAGGTGCGCAGCCACATCGCCAAAGAAGGCGATCCGGCACCCGAAGGCAGCAAAGGTGGCAAACCGCTGCCCGCCGGGCGGCTCTATGGCCCGCAGTGCGAGATCGCGATCAACGGCACCGCCGGCAATTTTTACGACGAGGCCCGTCGCGGCACTTGGTGGAGCCTGCTCACGGAAACCGAGGCCGTACGCACCGAAGAAGCGAAGGCCGCCTTCAAAAAAGGCGAGTGGAACCACTACCGTATCGTGGTCAAGGGTGACCATTACCAGAGCTTCGTGAATGGCGTGAAAACCGCCGACTTCAGCCAGCCGGGCGATCCCGAAGGCCACATCGGCTTCCAGGTCCATGGCATCAAGAAGGGCACAGGCCCTTACAGCGTGCGCTGGCGCAGTGTGAAGTTCCGCGAGACGAAGTAA
- a CDS encoding redoxin family protein: MKKAIFILLGSAALAVSVIGLRAQAQLTEFDEKFKAFDKNSDGVISGGEMNGASYLPQLDLNKDGKLLRDEALQAVRKAKNLSGEGAETGSLFKRLDKNADGRLTEDELNNKRWFTGLDTDKDGNVTLDEATKALANLRKRGAADSPITSSPIKPASEDPSFKEAPQLLKGSEHGVGRMVDDLALKTLDGKDLKLSAAAGKNGLVIALFSASCPISGKLAPETVRLEQDLAAQEVKLLLVNAPPGQKGDEITKFITDHGLKSTVALDADGKLAQSLAATTTTEVFLLDATRTLVYRGALNDQYGLGYAKEQPARHYLRDAVAAMLRGEPAEIAATSAPGCALDLPPQTAVASTNVTYHRDIARIMQANCVECHHSGGVAPFSLDTYDAVIEHAGMIRKQVERGAMPPWFAAALEGQTHSPWANDRSLAERDRADLLAWLASDRPKGDVADAPKPLQFPSEWSIGKPDAIIASSRAISIKAEGTIPYQHVTVTTDFPEDRWVRGYEIMPTERQVVHHVIVTVFEKGRKVRGGGDEGTEGYWAAYVPGNTKQIYPEGFARKLPAGATVSFQIHYTPNGKVVQDTMRMGLLFAKEPPKYVVHTTALPNARINIPAGVANHIETAQRRLPADINAMAWMAHMHVRGKAFKFEAISPDGKTETLLDIPRYDFNWQLRYDYAMPRFLPRGTTIKITAVFDNSTGNPANPDPTKNVRWGQQTFDEMMIGYMEHYTPLNPVVAGGE; this comes from the coding sequence ATGAAAAAAGCTATCTTCATTCTCCTCGGCAGCGCTGCTCTGGCTGTTTCCGTCATCGGCCTGCGTGCGCAGGCGCAGCTCACGGAATTCGATGAGAAATTCAAGGCCTTCGACAAAAACAGCGACGGCGTCATCAGCGGCGGCGAGATGAACGGTGCTAGCTACCTTCCCCAGCTCGATTTGAACAAGGATGGCAAGCTCCTGCGTGATGAAGCGCTGCAAGCGGTGCGAAAAGCCAAAAATCTCAGCGGTGAAGGCGCGGAAACGGGCAGTCTGTTCAAGCGCCTGGATAAAAACGCGGATGGCAGACTCACGGAGGACGAACTGAACAACAAACGCTGGTTCACTGGACTCGACACGGACAAAGACGGCAATGTGACACTCGATGAAGCCACGAAGGCACTCGCTAATCTGCGCAAACGTGGTGCAGCCGACAGTCCGATCACCAGCAGCCCGATCAAGCCAGCGAGTGAAGACCCGTCGTTCAAAGAAGCGCCGCAACTGCTCAAAGGCAGCGAGCACGGTGTCGGACGCATGGTCGATGACCTCGCGCTCAAGACGCTGGACGGCAAAGATCTCAAACTCAGCGCCGCCGCAGGCAAAAACGGCCTCGTGATCGCGCTTTTCAGCGCGAGCTGCCCCATCAGCGGCAAGCTCGCGCCGGAGACGGTGCGCCTGGAACAGGATTTGGCGGCTCAAGAAGTGAAACTTCTCCTCGTGAACGCGCCCCCCGGCCAGAAGGGCGATGAGATCACGAAATTCATCACCGATCACGGTTTGAAATCCACCGTGGCGCTCGATGCCGATGGCAAACTTGCCCAATCACTGGCCGCAACAACGACCACGGAGGTCTTCCTACTCGATGCGACGCGCACGCTCGTCTATCGCGGCGCTTTGAATGACCAATACGGCCTTGGCTATGCCAAGGAGCAGCCTGCGCGTCATTACCTGCGTGATGCCGTGGCCGCGATGCTGCGCGGTGAGCCAGCGGAAATCGCGGCAACGAGCGCTCCAGGCTGTGCGCTGGATTTGCCCCCACAAACGGCCGTCGCCAGCACGAATGTCACTTACCATCGCGACATCGCCCGCATCATGCAGGCGAACTGCGTGGAGTGCCATCACAGCGGCGGCGTGGCGCCCTTCTCGCTGGATACTTATGACGCGGTGATCGAACACGCGGGCATGATCCGCAAGCAGGTCGAGCGTGGGGCGATGCCCCCGTGGTTCGCCGCTGCCTTGGAAGGCCAGACGCACTCGCCCTGGGCGAATGATCGCTCGCTTGCCGAGCGTGATCGTGCCGATTTGCTCGCATGGCTGGCCTCAGATCGTCCGAAAGGTGATGTGGCCGACGCACCGAAGCCGCTCCAATTCCCCAGCGAGTGGAGCATTGGCAAGCCGGACGCCATCATCGCTTCATCAAGGGCGATTTCGATCAAAGCTGAGGGCACCATACCTTACCAGCACGTCACCGTGACCACCGACTTCCCCGAAGACCGCTGGGTACGCGGCTACGAGATCATGCCCACGGAGCGGCAGGTGGTGCATCACGTCATCGTGACCGTGTTTGAAAAAGGCCGCAAAGTTCGCGGAGGGGGCGATGAAGGAACAGAAGGCTACTGGGCGGCTTATGTGCCGGGAAACACGAAGCAGATCTATCCCGAGGGCTTTGCCCGCAAACTCCCCGCCGGAGCGACCGTGAGCTTTCAGATTCACTACACGCCGAATGGCAAGGTCGTGCAGGATACGATGCGCATGGGCCTGCTTTTCGCCAAGGAGCCGCCGAAATACGTCGTCCACACCACCGCGCTGCCGAACGCTCGCATCAACATCCCCGCCGGAGTCGCCAACCACATCGAAACCGCCCAGCGTCGCCTGCCTGCCGACATCAACGCCATGGCTTGGATGGCCCACATGCATGTACGCGGCAAAGCCTTCAAATTCGAGGCCATCTCACCTGATGGCAAAACCGAAACTCTGCTCGATATTCCCCGCTACGACTTCAACTGGCAACTCCGCTACGACTACGCCATGCCCCGCTTCCTCCCACGCGGGACCACCATCAAAATCACCGCCGTCTTCGACAACAGCACCGGCAACCCCGCCAATCCCGATCCGACGAAAAACGTGCGCTGGGGACAGCAGACCTTCGACGAAATGATGATCGGCTACATGGAGCACTACACGCCGCTGAACCCGGTCGTGGCGGGCGGGGAGTGA
- a CDS encoding ParA family protein, which produces MIAIATASQKGGVGKTTLCINLAYSLARRGWRVLLIDTDPQGGVGLSLAKSTKAREGFHEFLIRGGDLNKIVVPTRLPELEIVPAGQYDTCARQGWSVHEVPARLADLLRGAELRGVDVVLMDTAAGMNSTTEAVVKACDFVVLPQQAEPLAIRSVPHLLETLARFRAEGAGVRVAGILLTMVMREQEMSLKVARELREMLPANLMFQQSIPRLPSFLEASALGVPVALTKRNPPPEALIFDQIAAELEQRTGLVKEREKEQGHASLLD; this is translated from the coding sequence GTGATCGCGATTGCAACGGCCAGTCAGAAGGGCGGCGTGGGGAAAACCACGTTGTGCATCAACCTTGCCTATTCCTTGGCGCGGCGCGGCTGGCGTGTGCTCTTGATTGATACCGATCCGCAGGGAGGCGTGGGGTTGTCATTGGCGAAGAGCACGAAGGCACGGGAAGGATTTCATGAGTTTCTCATCCGTGGCGGGGATTTGAACAAGATTGTGGTGCCGACGCGGCTGCCGGAGCTGGAAATCGTGCCCGCCGGGCAGTATGACACCTGCGCACGGCAGGGCTGGTCGGTGCATGAGGTGCCGGCGCGGCTGGCGGACCTGCTGCGTGGTGCGGAGTTGCGCGGTGTTGATGTCGTTTTGATGGACACCGCCGCGGGGATGAACAGCACGACGGAGGCGGTGGTGAAGGCCTGTGATTTTGTGGTGTTGCCGCAGCAGGCGGAACCGCTGGCGATCCGCAGCGTGCCGCATCTGCTGGAGACGCTGGCGCGTTTCCGTGCGGAGGGGGCGGGCGTGCGGGTGGCGGGCATTTTGCTGACGATGGTGATGCGCGAGCAGGAGATGAGCCTGAAGGTGGCGCGGGAGCTGCGTGAGATGTTGCCGGCGAACCTGATGTTCCAGCAGAGCATTCCGCGGCTGCCATCGTTTCTCGAGGCGAGCGCTCTTGGTGTGCCGGTGGCATTGACGAAACGCAATCCACCGCCGGAAGCGCTGATTTTTGACCAGATCGCCGCCGAACTGGAGCAGCGCACAGGGTTGGTGAAGGAACGTGAAAAGGAACAAGGCCATGCAAGTCTCCTGGATTGA
- a CDS encoding protein kinase: MAERYKIYEKLGAGGVGAVFRAYDSQLKRWVAVKRLLTANEADADKNIASELRREADALASLRNPNIVTIFDVASDDEGLFMVMELLQGEDLADVVARGPLPYDDFKELASQCLEGLLAAHQHHILHRDIKPENIKVERLPGGRMQSKIIDFGLARAGLRARKQTEDQEGTVMGSIYYMAPEQLTREPVDERTDLYSLGCVFYEALSGRKAFDGESMAQVIDKHIDHEVTPLHVIAPHVPQWLGAWCARLMAQKPEDRPANAQQAIEEFRAWEKMPTMVPYGPWMGMYAPPPVYMPPGTGTVPLTGYYPPAEAQPAYAEPVMEAVPVEIIPEARPFVETAALTTPLAPAPRKPGTGRTTTLQRTSSGAQTPAQPGKPSSKLIKKIALIGGVIVVLIIGGCFFFGKSSSNSKGQGGSVLSSIGISSSPPKVSFQLPQDRSYPPVDRGISLFYVGNTGILTNRKGGDGKPAPANNNEPVIEWRDISERGGDNILRSFQNSPDHSPKRINWPEVPTGGTPRPGRVVLDFRPRNGKPCALELDDPGKESPNMPFGSSNIPGIDKGLTIIIAFQADASHLPTRIFTLGNDDGTTVSLSVDGSKNLVAEAHHKGGSPTLTSKDVNGTIACLAFVSWNASTEAFELRVKDAAGKAYASSGGKSSAPDKPLTTLQIGRVKDSTGANAAAKDQFSGYLAELFVYSVILKTDQIQLIDGRVRDYYFLPSAPAPLKSRLKTKLTWIEPRNAWKLGASHKKEDCAKTVDGNTGSRWASGAAMKGGEWFTVELPAETNIAGLALDSQANNQDFLRKYKVELSANGVQWGAPAAEGDGGAVTEIIFKAPQKGRFVRITQLGSATNSWGINELVLLKP, from the coding sequence ATGGCGGAACGATACAAAATCTATGAGAAGCTCGGCGCAGGCGGCGTCGGGGCCGTGTTTCGTGCCTATGACAGCCAGCTCAAGCGCTGGGTGGCTGTGAAGCGGCTTCTGACCGCCAACGAGGCCGACGCGGATAAAAACATCGCCTCCGAACTGCGACGCGAGGCGGATGCGCTCGCCTCCCTGCGCAATCCAAACATTGTGACCATCTTCGACGTGGCGAGCGACGACGAGGGGCTGTTCATGGTGATGGAGCTTCTGCAAGGAGAGGATCTCGCAGATGTCGTCGCACGCGGTCCGCTGCCGTATGATGACTTCAAGGAGCTGGCCTCGCAATGCCTCGAAGGCCTCCTGGCCGCGCACCAGCACCACATCCTGCACCGCGACATCAAACCGGAGAACATCAAGGTGGAGCGTCTGCCTGGCGGTCGCATGCAGTCGAAGATCATCGATTTCGGCCTCGCACGTGCCGGCTTGCGCGCGCGCAAGCAAACGGAGGACCAGGAAGGCACCGTGATGGGATCCATTTATTACATGGCGCCCGAACAGCTCACGCGTGAGCCGGTGGACGAACGCACGGACCTTTACTCTTTGGGCTGCGTGTTTTACGAAGCGCTCTCCGGCAGGAAGGCGTTTGATGGCGAGTCAATGGCCCAGGTCATCGACAAGCATATCGATCATGAAGTCACCCCGCTGCACGTCATCGCCCCGCATGTGCCGCAGTGGCTCGGTGCCTGGTGCGCGCGCCTCATGGCCCAGAAGCCGGAGGACCGCCCTGCCAACGCACAGCAGGCCATCGAAGAGTTTCGCGCCTGGGAAAAGATGCCGACGATGGTGCCTTATGGTCCGTGGATGGGCATGTATGCACCCCCGCCGGTTTACATGCCGCCGGGAACCGGCACGGTGCCATTGACAGGCTATTATCCTCCCGCCGAAGCCCAGCCCGCCTATGCCGAACCAGTGATGGAGGCCGTGCCGGTGGAAATCATTCCGGAAGCAAGACCCTTTGTCGAAACCGCCGCCCTCACCACCCCGCTGGCACCGGCGCCGCGCAAACCCGGAACAGGCCGCACGACGACGCTGCAGCGCACTTCGTCCGGAGCGCAAACGCCTGCACAACCTGGCAAACCTAGCTCAAAGTTGATCAAAAAAATTGCCCTTATCGGAGGTGTTATCGTGGTTTTGATCATCGGCGGCTGTTTTTTCTTCGGCAAGTCTTCCAGCAACTCAAAAGGTCAGGGAGGATCCGTGCTTTCCTCGATCGGCATTTCCTCCAGTCCGCCCAAGGTCAGCTTTCAGCTTCCACAGGATCGCTCGTATCCACCGGTGGATCGTGGCATCTCACTCTTCTATGTCGGCAACACCGGCATCCTGACCAATCGCAAAGGCGGTGACGGAAAACCGGCCCCAGCCAACAACAACGAGCCGGTGATCGAGTGGCGGGACATCTCCGAACGAGGTGGTGACAACATTCTACGCAGCTTTCAGAACAGCCCTGATCACTCCCCGAAACGCATCAACTGGCCCGAAGTTCCCACTGGAGGAACCCCCAGGCCTGGCCGCGTTGTGCTCGACTTCCGCCCGCGCAATGGCAAGCCCTGCGCCCTGGAACTCGATGACCCTGGCAAGGAAAGCCCGAACATGCCTTTCGGCAGCAGCAACATCCCCGGCATCGACAAAGGGCTCACGATCATCATCGCCTTCCAGGCCGATGCTTCACATCTCCCGACACGAATCTTCACTCTCGGCAATGATGACGGCACCACGGTGTCTTTGAGTGTGGATGGCAGCAAGAACCTCGTTGCCGAGGCGCACCATAAGGGTGGCAGCCCCACACTGACATCCAAAGATGTGAACGGCACGATCGCCTGCCTTGCCTTTGTCTCTTGGAATGCCAGCACAGAGGCGTTTGAACTCCGTGTGAAAGATGCCGCAGGCAAGGCCTACGCCTCCTCCGGTGGCAAGTCCTCCGCGCCGGACAAGCCGCTGACCACTCTGCAGATCGGGCGCGTGAAGGACAGCACTGGCGCGAACGCCGCTGCAAAGGATCAGTTCAGCGGCTATTTGGCCGAGTTGTTTGTGTACTCGGTCATCTTGAAGACTGACCAGATTCAGCTCATCGACGGACGCGTGCGTGATTACTACTTCCTGCCTTCCGCACCAGCGCCCCTCAAGAGCAGACTGAAGACCAAGCTCACGTGGATCGAGCCGCGCAATGCATGGAAGCTCGGTGCCAGCCACAAAAAAGAAGACTGCGCAAAGACCGTCGATGGCAACACCGGCTCACGCTGGGCCAGCGGAGCAGCGATGAAGGGAGGCGAGTGGTTTACAGTCGAACTGCCAGCAGAAACAAACATTGCGGGACTCGCGCTCGACAGCCAGGCCAACAACCAGGATTTCCTGCGCAAATACAAGGTCGAATTGTCCGCCAACGGCGTACAGTGGGGCGCTCCTGCGGCGGAGGGAGACGGCGGTGCCGTGACCGAAATCATTTTCAAAGCGCCGCAAAAGGGCCGCTTCGTGCGCATCACGCAGCTTGGCTCTGCCACCAATTCCTGGGGCATCAACGAACTGGTGCTCCTCAAGCCGTAG
- a CDS encoding low molecular weight protein arginine phosphatase, whose protein sequence is MKSVLFVCTGNTCRSPMAEALFRDLVKERADYQIASAGVAAAPGMPASKHTAALLKERGIELSGFLSRMLERADLERATHVFTMSSHHMAAIAEEFPEQVDKVYLVSEFAAEDALRGKDVSDPFGQGRAAYEETLRDLEKMLPSLLAYIDTTWKEPET, encoded by the coding sequence TTGAAAAGCGTTCTTTTTGTCTGCACTGGCAACACCTGCCGCAGCCCGATGGCAGAGGCGCTGTTTCGCGATCTGGTCAAGGAGCGCGCGGATTACCAGATTGCCAGCGCCGGTGTGGCGGCGGCTCCCGGCATGCCTGCCAGCAAGCACACCGCAGCGCTGCTCAAGGAACGCGGGATCGAGCTCTCCGGCTTCCTGAGCCGCATGCTCGAACGCGCGGACCTGGAGCGTGCCACGCACGTTTTCACCATGTCCTCGCACCACATGGCGGCGATTGCCGAGGAATTTCCGGAGCAGGTGGACAAGGTCTATCTCGTCTCCGAATTCGCCGCCGAGGATGCCCTCCGAGGCAAGGATGTCTCCGATCCCTTCGGCCAAGGCCGTGCTGCGTATGAAGAGACGCTGCGCGACTTGGAAAAAATGCTCCCCAGCCTGCTGGCCTACATCGACACGACTTGGAAAGAGCCAGAAACTTGA
- the rpiB gene encoding ribose 5-phosphate isomerase B: MSNPTPHSLAIGSDHGGLALKNAVVAHLKAGGYAVDDLGTHNMDSVDYPDYAELVSERVLDGRADAGILVCTTGIGMCIAANRHAGIQASLVHDAATAAITREHNASNILCLAGKTTPETTAKEIVDTWLTTPFVGGRHGRRVDKMNTQAHPLSILATSDPVVAEIIRGEQQRQQDHIELIASENFTSKAVMAAQGSCLTNKYAEGYPGKRWYGGCEEVDKVEQLAIDRACELFGAKFANVQPHSGSQANAAVYFSVLQHGDKVLGMNLAHGGHLTHGNPANFSGRFYKFCQYGVSQTDERIDYDELAEVALREKPKMITAGASAYPRIIDFKKMSEIAKSVGAYLFVDMAHIAGLVAGGAHPSPMEHADFVTTTTHKSLRGPRGGMILTNNEELAKKINSQVFPGVQGGPLMHVIAAKAVCFGECLRPDFKDYTAQVVKNAQALAAALTALGYRIVSGGTDNHLMLVDLRPKGLNGKIASETLDKAAITVNKNGIPFDTEKITLGGGIRVGTPAVTTRGMKEPEMKRIAAWIDHALKNRDNAAVLAEIRDQVSETNKRFPLP; this comes from the coding sequence ATGTCCAACCCAACCCCACACTCCCTTGCTATTGGCTCCGATCATGGTGGCCTCGCGCTCAAAAACGCCGTCGTGGCGCATTTGAAGGCCGGTGGTTATGCCGTGGACGATCTGGGCACGCACAACATGGACTCCGTGGACTATCCGGACTACGCGGAACTTGTGAGTGAGCGTGTGCTAGATGGCCGCGCCGATGCGGGCATCCTCGTTTGCACCACGGGCATCGGCATGTGCATCGCCGCCAACCGCCACGCGGGCATCCAGGCCTCGCTAGTGCATGACGCCGCTACCGCCGCCATCACGCGTGAGCACAACGCCTCCAACATTCTCTGCCTCGCTGGCAAAACCACCCCTGAAACCACCGCCAAAGAAATCGTCGATACTTGGTTAACGACGCCCTTCGTCGGTGGCCGCCACGGCCGCAGAGTCGATAAAATGAACACCCAAGCCCACCCCCTCAGCATCCTCGCCACTTCCGATCCCGTCGTCGCCGAAATCATCCGCGGCGAGCAGCAGCGGCAGCAGGACCACATCGAACTCATCGCCAGCGAAAACTTCACCAGCAAGGCCGTCATGGCCGCTCAAGGCAGCTGCTTGACGAACAAGTATGCCGAAGGTTACCCAGGCAAACGTTGGTATGGTGGCTGCGAGGAAGTGGACAAGGTCGAGCAACTCGCCATCGACCGCGCCTGCGAACTTTTCGGCGCTAAATTCGCCAACGTGCAGCCACACTCCGGCTCGCAGGCCAATGCGGCCGTCTATTTTAGCGTGCTCCAGCACGGCGACAAAGTGCTCGGCATGAATCTGGCCCATGGCGGCCACCTCACGCATGGTAATCCCGCCAACTTCTCGGGTCGTTTCTACAAGTTCTGTCAATATGGCGTCAGCCAGACCGACGAACGCATCGACTACGACGAACTCGCCGAAGTCGCCCTGCGCGAGAAGCCGAAGATGATCACCGCCGGTGCCAGCGCCTACCCGCGCATCATCGACTTCAAAAAAATGAGCGAGATCGCCAAGAGCGTCGGCGCTTATCTCTTCGTCGATATGGCCCACATCGCCGGCCTCGTCGCCGGTGGCGCGCATCCGTCACCGATGGAGCATGCCGACTTCGTCACCACCACCACTCACAAGAGCCTGCGTGGCCCGCGTGGCGGCATGATCCTCACGAACAACGAGGAACTCGCCAAAAAGATCAACAGCCAGGTCTTCCCCGGCGTGCAGGGCGGTCCGCTCATGCATGTCATCGCCGCGAAGGCCGTCTGCTTCGGAGAATGCCTGCGTCCTGACTTCAAGGACTACACCGCCCAGGTCGTCAAAAACGCCCAGGCCCTCGCCGCCGCGCTCACCGCACTCGGCTACCGAATCGTCAGCGGCGGCACGGACAATCATCTCATGCTCGTCGATCTGCGCCCGAAAGGCCTCAACGGCAAAATCGCCAGCGAGACGCTCGACAAAGCCGCCATCACCGTGAACAAAAACGGCATCCCCTTCGACACCGAGAAGATCACCCTCGGCGGCGGCATCCGCGTCGGCACACCGGCGGTCACGACGCGCGGCATGAAAGAGCCTGAGATGAAACGGATCGCCGCCTGGATCGACCACGCCCTCAAGAATCGCGACAACGCCGCTGTGCTGGCTGAGATCCGCGACCAGGTCAGCGAGACGAACAAGCGTTTTCCGCTGCCGTAA
- a CDS encoding S1-like domain-containing RNA-binding protein codes for MAQIGKRNSLTVLHSTPHGVYLHGGEHGEILLPNRYIPKGTSLGEMLDVFIYRDSEDRLVATTETPLATVGEFATLEVVSVNRNIGAFLNWGLLKDLLLPFREQADQVSVGDKVVAYILLDEKTDRIIATTRLNRHLSRERPPFKPAQPVSLLITARTPLGYNAIVEGTHLGLLYHTNVGAPLHIGQKLNGFVSMVHPSGKIDLSLDASGYQRVASLTDRILEALKNSGGRLAFDDDSPPEAIRNTFEASKKAFKQALGALYRQRRIEFTRPGIAAVDIRETKAGDWKPSE; via the coding sequence ATGGCCCAGATCGGCAAACGCAACTCCCTCACCGTCCTTCACAGCACGCCACACGGCGTTTATCTGCATGGGGGTGAGCATGGGGAGATTCTGCTGCCGAACCGCTACATCCCCAAGGGCACGAGCCTTGGCGAGATGCTGGACGTCTTCATCTATCGGGACTCCGAAGATCGTCTCGTCGCCACCACCGAGACACCGCTGGCCACCGTGGGTGAATTTGCGACGCTGGAAGTCGTCAGCGTGAACCGCAACATTGGAGCCTTCCTGAACTGGGGGCTGCTGAAGGATCTACTGCTGCCGTTTCGTGAGCAGGCGGACCAGGTTTCGGTGGGCGACAAGGTCGTCGCCTACATCCTGTTGGATGAGAAAACGGACCGCATCATCGCCACAACGCGATTGAACCGGCATCTGAGCCGTGAGCGGCCGCCGTTCAAACCGGCGCAGCCGGTGTCGCTGCTCATTACCGCCCGCACGCCGCTGGGATACAATGCGATTGTCGAAGGCACGCATCTGGGGCTTCTGTATCACACGAATGTCGGCGCCCCGTTGCACATTGGCCAAAAACTCAACGGATTCGTCAGCATGGTGCATCCCAGCGGGAAGATCGATCTCAGCCTGGATGCCTCCGGCTATCAGCGTGTGGCATCCCTGACGGATCGCATCCTTGAGGCGCTGAAAAACAGTGGAGGTCGTCTTGCTTTCGATGACGACAGCCCGCCTGAAGCCATCCGCAACACCTTTGAAGCGAGCAAAAAGGCCTTCAAACAGGCGCTGGGCGCCCTGTATCGGCAACGCCGCATCGAGTTCACGCGTCCGGGCATTGCCGCCGTGGATATTCGCGAGACCAAGGCCGGTGATTGGAAGCCGTCCGAATAA
- a CDS encoding PQQ-binding-like beta-propeller repeat protein, giving the protein MRPLLFLLCASISLHAGDWPQFLGPQRDATAQDEAVITGGSEPEILWNRKLGSGHAGPVVSKGRVIVFHRQGADMVTEALHATDGKAIWKQAYPASYRDSFGMDNGPRAVPCVSDGKVITHGPEGIVQTLDFESGKLLWSYDTVTELESPQGYFGRACSPLVTDGKVLINVGGKGGAGIIALDLQSGKLVWQATDHEAGYASPILIPEDTSVSAFFTRSGIVLTQNSDGKVLADEFFRAEIDASVNAAAPVPCGDGKLLFSAAYDVGAALWQWNKAERKLVNLWKKADALDCHYTTPVYHDGYVYGLHGRQESGMTLRCISVADGKVAWEAPDRIQGGTLIVVGDKLLLHNESGELWIIQAMPAKFQLLRSSQITRAGHRSHDAFANGLLYARDAEKMVVVKVK; this is encoded by the coding sequence ATGCGCCCGCTTCTATTTCTCCTCTGCGCATCCATTTCGCTTCACGCAGGCGACTGGCCGCAATTTCTCGGCCCGCAACGCGACGCCACCGCTCAGGATGAAGCCGTGATCACCGGCGGCTCTGAGCCGGAAATTCTCTGGAATCGCAAACTCGGCAGCGGCCATGCCGGGCCGGTGGTCTCAAAAGGACGTGTGATCGTGTTTCATCGCCAAGGAGCCGACATGGTCACCGAGGCGCTCCATGCCACCGATGGCAAAGCGATCTGGAAGCAGGCGTATCCCGCAAGTTACCGCGACAGCTTCGGCATGGACAACGGCCCGCGTGCCGTGCCCTGCGTCAGTGATGGCAAGGTCATCACGCATGGGCCGGAGGGCATCGTGCAGACGCTTGATTTCGAATCGGGCAAGCTGCTGTGGAGCTACGACACCGTCACGGAACTCGAATCGCCGCAGGGATATTTTGGACGTGCGTGTTCGCCGCTCGTCACTGATGGCAAAGTGCTCATTAATGTTGGTGGCAAGGGTGGAGCAGGCATCATCGCGCTCGACTTGCAGAGCGGAAAACTCGTCTGGCAGGCCACGGATCATGAGGCGGGCTATGCGTCGCCGATTTTGATCCCCGAAGACACCAGCGTGAGCGCGTTCTTCACCCGCAGCGGCATCGTTTTGACGCAGAACAGCGATGGCAAGGTGCTCGCCGATGAGTTCTTCCGCGCCGAGATCGACGCCTCCGTCAACGCCGCCGCTCCCGTGCCGTGTGGCGATGGCAAACTGCTCTTTTCCGCCGCTTACGATGTCGGAGCCGCCTTGTGGCAATGGAACAAGGCGGAACGCAAACTGGTCAATCTGTGGAAAAAAGCCGACGCTCTCGACTGCCATTACACCACGCCGGTTTATCACGATGGGTATGTCTATGGCCTGCACGGCAGGCAGGAGAGCGGCATGACGCTGCGCTGCATCTCCGTGGCCGATGGCAAAGTCGCGTGGGAAGCGCCGGATCGCATTCAGGGCGGCACCTTGATCGTCGTCGGTGACAAGCTGCTCCTGCACAACGAATCCGGCGAATTGTGGATCATCCAGGCCATGCCCGCAAAGTTTCAACTCCTGCGCAGCAGCCAGATCACTCGCGCCGGCCACCGCAGTCACGATGCCTTCGCCAACGGCCTGCTCTATGCCCGCGATGCGGAGAAGATGGTCGTGGTGAAGGTGAAGTAG